In a genomic window of Fibrobacter sp.:
- a CDS encoding TIGR02147 family protein, whose translation MKPITEYQDYRRYMQDFYEEKKKSGFTWREFSKGAGFASPSYLKLVCEGKSSLSRVGLPRVANAMGLSGFERTYFEKMVEFGNATNDDKKKAAFAELTRIAKEQKARVIDSDTFAYYESAINSIVRELAPLMPGALPNEMAKRIKHLYTAQQVRDSLAMLTRAKFLEETDENVYRQTDKAITGSTEAIPLALRSMNREMTDLAKEAIDKIDVRERNISGVTLGVDAPTLARISEEINKCRRHVIALANSCKKIDQVYRLNLQLFPLTDKV comes from the coding sequence ATGAAACCGATTACCGAATACCAAGATTACCGCCGCTACATGCAGGACTTCTACGAAGAAAAAAAGAAGTCCGGTTTCACCTGGCGCGAATTTTCGAAGGGCGCCGGATTCGCCTCGCCCTCTTACCTCAAGCTGGTGTGCGAAGGCAAGAGCTCGCTCAGCCGCGTCGGCCTCCCCCGCGTGGCAAACGCGATGGGACTTTCCGGCTTCGAGCGCACCTACTTCGAAAAGATGGTCGAATTCGGAAACGCCACAAACGACGATAAGAAAAAAGCCGCTTTCGCGGAACTCACCCGCATCGCGAAAGAACAGAAGGCCCGCGTCATCGATTCCGACACGTTCGCCTACTACGAGTCCGCCATCAACTCCATCGTGCGCGAGCTTGCCCCCCTGATGCCGGGAGCGCTCCCGAACGAGATGGCGAAAAGAATCAAGCACCTCTACACGGCGCAACAGGTCCGCGATTCACTCGCCATGCTCACCCGCGCAAAGTTCCTCGAAGAGACCGACGAAAACGTCTACCGCCAGACGGACAAAGCCATCACCGGTTCTACCGAAGCCATCCCGCTTGCGCTCCGCAGCATGAACCGCGAAATGACCGACCTCGCCAAAGAAGCCATCGACAAAATCGACGTACGCGAGAGAAACATCTCTGGCGTCACCTTAGGCGTCGATGCACCAACGCTCGCACGGATTTCCGAAGAAATCAACAAATGCCGCCGACACGTCATCGCTCTTGCGAACAGTTGCAAAAAAATAGACCAGGTCTACCGCCTCAACCTTCAACTTTTCCCGCTTACTGACAAGGTGTAG